Genomic DNA from Lutibacter sp. A80:
TACATAGCACCAAGTACAGAAGAGTATACAATACTTGAATCAAAATTTGCTCCAAATGGATCATCAGCTCCTAAAATTGGTGTTTTTTGTCTGTGATTGCTTAAGTTTTCACCTCCTAAGTACCACTCAAATCTAGGTGAGAAAACTTTTGTAATTTGCGCATTCATATTGGTATGTGCATCGGCGTATTCAGGTAATTGATAAGCAGATGTAAAAATGCTTGTATCTGGTAAACGTTGTTCACTTATCCAATTATATGTAAAATCAAATTTCCAATTTCCGTCTTTTTCATTTAGATGTGTCTGAAATGATAAGTTGGTGAAAAAACGATTTTTAGGTTGCATTGGTTGTTGTTTTTTACCAGAGATATAGTTGTTTTTTATGTCTTGATATTTATATGCGGTTTTAATATTGAAATGTATAAAAGGACTGTAATTAACTTCAACCTGAAAACTATTAGCTTTTGTATTGCTTGTAGCATTGTAGAATGAAATTTCTGAAGGATTTTCCGTATCTACAATAATTTGTTCACTAAAATCGGTTTTGTAATAATCGAATATAATGTTTCCATTTCTATTTAAAAATTTAAATTTTTGTGTAAATGAAGCTCCATAATTCCAAGCTATTTCAGGATTTAAACCATAAAATTCACCATTATTGTTTAGTATATTAATGGTTCTATTTGTTCCAAAAAGCCATTGGTTTTCAGCAAAAATAGCAGCACTTTTTTTCCCTCTACCAGCAGATAAACGAAATGTACTTGTTTCCCAAGGTGTATATTTTAAATGTAAACGAGGTGTTATAAATGTTTCTAATAAATTGTGATGATCTACTCTAATTCCTGCAGAAAGGCTTAAATTTGATAAGTTATCGTAATTATATTCAAAGAAAGCACCAACAGAGTTTTCGTTTCTTTTGTAATTATTTGTCAAAACTAGTTCATCAAAATTATCAAAAGTGGCACTAACTCCAGTAACAAATTTATTACGAGTATCTGAAATTATAGAATTATAAACAAAATTGGCATAACCACTCTCGTGTTTGATGTTGTAATCATTCAAACCAAAATAAGAATCTTGATTATGAGAACTGTAAGCAACCTGTAACCCTAAATTTTTATAGGGTAATTCAGGATATACATAACCAACTTTTGCTGAGGTTTCAAAACGTTCAGTAGTTATTTCACTTCCCCAAAAAGTAGTAGTTTTTTTATGAATATCTGGTTCGAAATTTATTTCTCCAGTGGTTTTATTATCTTTTAAATACCGTAAATTAATAAAGCTAACCCATCCTTTTTCAGTATCTGTATACTGCCATCGGTTCATAATATTTACTTGTTTTGTAAGTGGAGCATCTAAAAAATTATCGTTATTATCATCTATTTTTTTGTCTCTCATATCTCCATGAAGGTACAAACCTGTATTCCATTTATCGGAAATTTTTGTATTAAAATGAGTATTTAATTCTAACCTACCATTAAGTGAACCATATGTGTTAACAAATAATTTTTTATCGGTTAAAGGTTTTACTAATTCAGCATTTATTTGTCCTGCAATACTTTCGTAACCGTTAACTACGCTTCCGGCGCCTTTAGTAATTTGGATGCTTTCAACCCAAGTTCCAGGCGTAAAAGTAAGTCCATACGTTTGGGCTGCACCTCTTATGTTAGGAATGTTTTCTTGAACTATTTGAATGTATGGACTTGTTAAACCCAACATTTTAATTTGTTTTGTTCCAGTAAGGGCATCGCTATAATTTACATCTATAGAAGGATTGGTTTCAAAACTTTCAGCTAAATTACAACACGCTGCTTTTAAAAGTTCTTCTTTATTTACATTAATTATATTTTTTACAACATAATTAGGTCTGCTAGTACTTTTTCTATTAGTTTGAATTTGAACTTCATCTAATTGGTTGTCGGCTATTAAAATAATAGTTAAATCTTCTGAATTATTTATTGAAATATTTTGAGTTTTATAGCCAATAAAACTGACAATAAGTTTACTATAATCTTCTAGTGTTTGAATTTCAAAATTTCCTTTCTCGTCAGAATTTGTACCTAATTGAGAATTTTCCCAATAAATGCTAGCTCCTAAAATAGGAGAATTATTTGCATCTAAAATGGTTCCTTTAATTGTTTTTTGACTAAATACTATAAAGGGGAATAGTATAAATAATATAAAAATATGTTTATTCATGTTATTATTCTTAATAATTGATAATTAGCCAATATTAGAATTGGCTTTTAAGCTTTTAAAAAAAGCGTAATATCAAATTAAGAATGTTTGAAAAAGGACTTGTTTATTTGCTACAAGTTTTTGGGGAGAAAAATCTTTATAATACTTATTTGCAGTATTTAAATAAGTAGGTTTTTCAATAAAATTATAGTAAAAAGAGGTTAAAAATAAAACCTGATTTTTACTTATTTTAACAGGGTTTGTAGTGTCGAATATTTGAATATCGCTACTAGATGTCTCATTTTTGCAACAATTTTTTTCAGAGAAATTAAGATTGTTGGTTTTTAAAGGATCTTCTTCAGACGTACAACAACTATCAATTTCTTCAGTTGAAATTGTAACTAAATTATCTCCACAAAAATGTTTGTAAACAGAAAAAGATGTTGTAGATAGCAATAAAATTGCTACCATTATAACTGCTGATATTTTTCTGAAAACTTTATTCATTTCGTCAAAAATACAATTTAGAATTAAAATAAATAGTTAAAATATCATAAAATTTATTGTTCGCTTACTTTTAATCGTGCTGTTGCAGTTGTATTATCTTGATTAAAATTATTTTCTAAGTACTTTAAATAGCCAGTAATAGCAATCATTCCAGCATTATCTGTGGTGTATTCAAATTTAGGAATATAGGTAGTCCAACCATATTTAGATTCAGTTTCTTTGAGTGTTTTTCTAATTTCAGAATTTGCACTTACACCACCTGCAATAGCAATATGTTTTATTCCTGTTTTGTTTACAGCTTTTTTAAGTTTATCAAATAGAATTTCAACAATGGTATATTGTATTGATGCACAAATATCGTTCAGGTTTTCTTCAATAAAATTTGGATTTTCTTTTACTTTTTTCTGGATAAAATATAAAATACCTGTTTTTAAACCGCTAAAACTAAAATTTAAATCAGCCATTTTAGGTTTTGTAAATTTAAATGCTAATGGGTTTCCAAGTTTTGCGTGTTTGTCAATTAATGGCCCACCAGGATACGGTAGCCCTAAAATTTTGGCAGACTTATCAAAAGCTTCACCCACTGCATCGTCTAAAGTTTCGCCAATAACTTCCATTGTAAAGTAATTGGTAATTTTTACAATTTGTGTATGTCCGCCACTAATAGTTAAACATAAAAAAGGGAATGGTGGTTTTTGTTTGTCTTCTTCATCAATAAAATGCGCTAAAACGTGTCCTTGCATATGATTTACAGGGATTAACGGAATATTTAATGCAAGTGAAAGTGACTTAGCAAAAGAAGTACCAACCAATAAAGAACCCATTAATCCAGGTCCGCGTGTAAAAGCTATGGCATTTAAGTCTTTTTTGTCGATATTTGCCTGTTGAATTGCCTGTTGTATTACAGGAACAATATTTTGTTGATGTGCACGTGAAGCTAATTCAGGCACAACACCACCATATTTGGTATGAATATCTTGATTTGCAACAACATTTGAAAGTATTTTTCCGTTGCAGATAACAGCAGCGCTGGTATCGTCGCAAGAAGATTCAATACCGAGTATGTAAATTGATTTATTTTTAATCATAATTTAACAAATAAAGGCACGAAAATTGCCATAAAAATGCAAATTTAGCGCATATCAAACGAATAAAAAAAATAGGGCTCAAAATTTTACTGATACTGTTACTTTTTTTAGTAGTAGTAAGTGTATTATTATCTATTCCAAAGGTGCAAACTAGTTTGGGAAAAGCGGCTACAAATTATTTACGAAAAGAATTTCAGGTTGATATAAATGTAGAAAAAGTAAATTTAGCTTTTTTAGGAGATGTAGAATTAAATGAAATTTTTATTAAAGATCATCATGCAGATACTTTAATATATGCCAAAAAATTAACAACGTCTATTTTTAGTTATAAAAACATTATCAATAATAAATTAGAATTTGGTCAAATTTTATTAGGAGATTTTACATTAAATATTAAAACCTACAAAAATGAAGTAGATGATGCGTTAACTGTTTTTGTAGATAAATTTGATGATGGATCTGCAAGAGAAAAACCATCTGGGTTTTTATTAACTGCAACAAAATTAAAGCTACAAAATGGTTATGTTACAATTTCTGATGAAAATGTAGTGAACGAAAATCCGTTGTTTTTTAAAAAAATTACAGGTGAAACCAAAAATTTTAGAATTCAAGGGCCAAATGTTTCAACCGAAATAAAAAATCTTAGTTTTATTGAAAATCACAATTTAAAAATAGAAAGCTTAACTACAGATTTTACGTATACAAAATCTTTTATGAATTTTGAAAATACAGAATTAAAAACCAAAGAGTCTTTAATTTTAGCAGATATTAAGTTTACCTATAATAGGAAAGATTTTTCAGATTTTAACAATTTAGTAATTTTAGATGCTTCTGTAAAACAAGCTGATGTTTCATTAATAGATCTTAAAAATTTTTATAATGAATTTGGTTCGAATGATGTACTACATTTTTCAACCAATATTAATGGAACCTTAAATAATTTTATTGCCAATAATTTACAATTAAAAACCGATAAAGACGCATTAATTTATGGTAATTTAAATTTCAAAAATGCTTTTAATCAAGAAAATGGATTTTCTTTAGATGCTAGTTTTTCTAATTTAACTTCAGATTACAATCATTTAAAAACAATATTACCCGAAGCTTTAGGTAATACATTACCTTCAGAATTTGAAAAATTAGGAAGGTTTACATTAATTGGAGATACTTTTATTACTCCAAAATTAATTGAGGCACAACTAACTTTAGATACTGATCTTGGAACTTCGGTTTCAGATTTGGTATTAACAAATATTGATAATATAGATAAAGCTTCTTATAAAGGCCATGTGAGGCTTATAGATTTTAAGTTAGGAGAAGTAATGAAAGATAGTCTTGTAGGACTTTTAACAATGGAGGCAGATATTGATGGGAGTGGATTTACTTTTGAAAATTTAAATGTTTCGGTAAATGGTAAAGTCTCTAAACATCAATATAAAAACTATACCTATAATAATATTACTTTAAATGGGGTATTTAAAAACAAGCATTTTGATGGTGAAATGGAAGTTAATGATGATAATATAAAGTTGAATTTTAATGGTTTGGCTGATTTATCTAATGATGTTTATAAATTTGATTTTAAATCTACAGTAGATTATTGCGATTTAAATACTATTAATTTATTTAAAAGAGATAGTATTTCAAAAATAAAAGGAGATATTGAAATTAAAGTACAAGGAAATTCTTTTGATGATTTAATAGGTACGGTAGATTTTAAAAATTCACTATACCTAAACCAAAAAGGAAATTACTTTTTTAAAGATTTTAATATCAAATCTTCATTTAGTGATAGCATAAGAACCATAACAATTAATTCTCCAGAAATACTTACGGGTAGAATTGTTGGAAAATTTAAATTTAACGAACTTGGTAAATTAGCACAAAATTCTATTGGTAGTATTTACTCTAATTACAAGCCTTTTGAAGTAGCTGAAAATCAGAATTTAAACTTTAGGTTTAATATTCATAATAAAATTGTTGAAGTATTTTACCCTGAAGTAATTTTAGCTCCAAGAACAACTATTAGAGGAGACATGAGCTCTAACGATAATTCATTTAAATTAAATATAAAATCACCAAAAGTAGAGGCTTATACAAATGTTATTGATGAATTAAATTTACAAATGGATAACAAAAACCCATTATTTAATACACAGCTTACTGTTAACGAAATTAAATCGGATTACTATAATATTTCTAAGCTTCATTTAGTAAACATAACCTTAAGTGATACATTGTATTTTAGAACAGAATTTAAAGGAGGAGCCGAGAATACAGAAAAATTTGACCTTTCATTTTTTCATACTTTTAATAAAGAAAATAAATCTGTTTTTGGATTGCAAAAATCTAATTTTATATTCAAAAATAATACTTGGATTATAAATCCAGATAACAACCTTAAAAATAAAGTTGTATTTGATAGTAAAACAAAATTATATACGATAGATCAGTTTTTAATTGCTTCAAAAGATCAAAAAATTGAATTTCAAGGAACAATACAAGATACTATTAGTAAAAACTTTAAATTCAATTTTCAAAATGTAAAACTATCTAGCGTTACTCCAAATATTGATAGCTTAAAGTTAAAAGGGGTTATTAACGGAGTGTTAAATTATAACCAGTTTAATAAGCAAGTTAAACCAACTGCAGATTTAATAGTTTCAGATTTTAATATTAATAATTCTAATCAAGGAGATTTAAAAGTAGCTGTAGAAGGTAAAAATTCAATGAAAGAATATACAGTAAATGTCTCATTAAAAAGAGATAATAACATAAGTTTTTCAGCAGTTGGAGATCTGGATTTTAGACCTTTAAAACCTACCTTAGATATAATTTTAGATTTTGAAGAATTTAAATTAGATGCATTTAGTCCATTAGGAGAAGACGTTTTTAATAAAATTAGAGGCTTTGCATATGGGAATGTAAATTTAACTGGACCACTTAACAATCCAGATATGACAGGTGAATTGTATTTAGACCAAGCTGGACTTTATTTTCCATATTTAAATGTAGATTACCTTTTTGACGGTACAAGTGTAATTACACTTGAAAAGCAAACATTTAATTTAGAAGATGTTCAAATAGAAGATACAAAGCATAAAACAAGAGGAGATTTAAAAGGAACAATTTCGCATAAGTATTTTGATAATTGGGCACTTAACTTAAACTTAGAAACTAGAAATTTATTAGTGCTAGATACTGAAGAAGATGAAGAATCTTTATATTATGGAACAGGATTTCTTGGAGGAAATGCTACTATAATTGGACAAACAGATAAATTAGTAATAGATGTTATAGGTAGAACAAATAAAGGAACACGCTTTGTAATACCAATTAGCGATGTTAAAACAGCAACATCATCAGAGTTGATAAGATTTGTGAATAGTGATAAAGAAGGAAATGAAGTTGAAAGTAGAAATGCTTTTATTTCAGAAAAATTAAAAGGATTGTCGCTTAATTTTAATTTAGATGTAACCAAAGATGCCGAAGTAGAAATGGTATTGGATAAAGCTACCGGAAGTTCTTTAAAAGGTAGTGGAACAGGTAATTTACAAATAGAACTCGATACCAAAGATAAGTTTAATATGTATGGAGATTTTATAATAGATAACGGAACTTATAATTTTAAATACGGAGGTATAATAAACAAACCATTTAGCGTACAAAAAGGAGGAAGTGTCTCTTGGAGTGGAGATCCATTTACTGCAGATATTAATATAGAAGCAATTTATAGAGTTTCGGCAAATCCGAAATCTTTACTAGAAAATATTACTGCAAATAGAAAAATTCCAATTGACTTAGTAACTCGTTTTTCGGGCGAATTATTTAATTCAACCCGAACTTTTGATATAGAAATACCAAACTCTAGTTCAACTGTTGCTGCTGAGTTGGCTTTTAAATTAAATAGTAATGACGATAATACAAAAACAAGTCATTTTGTTTCATTATTAGCCTCTGGTGCATTTTATAACGAAAGTGATTTAAGTGTAAATACTAATGGTTTGGTGTATGGAACTGCTTCAGATTTAATATCAAATGCATTCGATAATATTGTAAATACAGGAGATAATAAATTTAAATTTAAACCTGTTTATACCTTTGGTGAAAAAAATAATATTGATAATTTAAATATAGACGATCAGTTAGGCTTTAATTTTGGTTACGAAGTAAATGATAGAATTTTAATTAACGGTAAAGCAAGTGTGCCAATCGGTTCTAAAGAGCCTACAAGTTTTATAGGTGAAGTAACCATAGATTTTCTATTGAATGATGCTGGTACATTAACATCATCTATATTTAACCGTCAGAATGAAATTCAATATTCTGAACAAGATGAAGAAGGATATACGCAAGGAATTGGAATAAATCACCAATTAGATTTTGATGATAGTACCGAATTATTAGAGAAATTAGGGTTGAAAAAGAAAAAAGTAAAAGATTCTACAGAAACTGTAAAACCAGCTGTTAAAGAAATTAAAAAAACGAAACCAATCAACATAAAAAAATAATATAAAAAAGATGAGTAAACCAACATTAGTAATTTTAGCTGCAGGAATTGGAAGTCGCTATGGTGGCTTAAAACAATTAGATACTTTCTCAGAACAAGGAGATACAATTTTAGATTTTTCAATTTACGATGCAATCCAAGCCGGTTTTGGAAAAGTTGTTTTTATAATTAGAAAAAGCATTGAAGCAGATTTTAAAGCATTTTTTACACCAAAATTAAAAGACAAAATAGAGGTAGAATATGTGTTTCAAGAACTAGAAAATATACCAGAAAAATATAAGGATAACACTAGAGAAAAACCTTGGGGAACTGGTCATGCATTACTAATGGCAAAAGATGTAATTTCTGAAAATTTTACAGTAATTAATGCTGACGATTTTTATGGAAGAGAAGCATTTGTTGGTATTGCAGAAGCGCTAAAAAACATAGACAAAAACTCTAGTTACTTTAATATGATGGGCTATGTATTAAAAAATACAATTTCAGAATATGGTTTTGTTTCTAGAGGAGAATGTAGAGTAGATGAAAATGGATTTTTAACAGGAATTACAGAACGTACACATATTGAAAAAGTTGATGGAATATTAAAATTTAAAGAAACTGAAGGTGTTTTAAAACCAATTTCTGAAGAAACCATAGTTTCAATGAATTTCTTCGGATTTACGCCAAAATATTTTGAGTTATCCGAATCGCTTTTTGAAGAATTTTTAGAAGAAAATTACAAAGAACCAAAAGCTGAATTTTTTATTCCTAAAGTTGTGAATCACTTAATTGTTAGTGGAAAAGCTACTATGGAGGTTTTAAAATCAGATGCAAGATGGTTTGGAGTAACTTATAAAGAAGATAAAGCTTATGTTACTTCAGAAATTCAAAAATTAAAAGAAGCTGGAGTTTATCCAGCAAAATTATGGTAATTTTATAGTTTATTAATTTTCAATCAAAATTTAATAGTACTTTTGAACTTTAATTATGGGAAAAAAAATTAGTAGAATAGGTGTGCTTACCTCAGGAGGTGATGCACCAGGAATGAACGCTGCAATAAGAGCTGTTGTTAGAGCTTGTGCATATTATAATATAGAATGCTATGGCGTTTATAGAGGATATCAAGGTTTAATAGAAGGAGATTTTAAACAGTTAACGGCTCGTGACGTAAGTAATATTATCAATAGAGGTGGTACAATTTTAAAGTCTGCTAGATCTACCGAATTTAGAACAAAAGAAGGTAGAGAAAAAGCCTATCAAAACATTAAAAAAGCAGAAATAGATGCTTTAGTTTTAATTGGTGGTGATGGTACTTTTACTGGAGGAATGGTCTTTAATGAAGAACATATGCTTCCTTGTATTGGAATACCAGGAACTATTGATAACGATATTTATGGAACAAATTTTACAATTGGTTATGATACTGCATTAAATACAGTTGTAGAGGTAATTGATAAAATTAGAGATACTGCAAGTTCGCATAACAGACTTTTTTTTGTTGAAGTAATGGGACGAGATGCCGGATTTATAGCCTTAAATGCGGGTGTAGGTGCAGGTGCTGAAGAAATTTTAATTCCTGAAGAAGATTTAGGTTTAGATAGGTTGTTAGAATCTTTAAAAAGAACCAAAAGATCGGGTAAATCATCTAGTATTGTAGTGGTTTCTGAAGGAGATAAAATTGGTAAAAATGTATTCGAATTAGCTGATTATGTAGAAGAAAATATGCCGCAATATGATGTAAGAGTATCTGTATTAGGACATATGCAACGTGGTGGTTCGCCAAGCTGTTTTGATCGAGTTTTAGCAAGTAGGTTAGGAGTAAAAGCTGTTGAATTATTATTAGATGGAAAATCTAATTTAATGGTTGGGTTAATAGATAATAAGGTAGCAACAACCGAATTAGATTTAGCTGTAAAAGAACATCACAAAATTAATAAGGAACTATTACGTGTTAGCGATATTATGTCAATTTAATGTGCTTTTTTTTAATAAAACCATAACATAGCACATGATAAAAGTTGGTATAAATGGTTTTGGAAGAATTGGAAGATTAGCATTTAGAGCTATTTTAAATAGAAAAAACATTGAGGTTGTTGCAATAAACGACTTAATGACTATTAATCAATTAGCCTATTTATTAAAATTTGATTCTGTTCACGGACGCTTTAAAGGAACCATAGAAATTAAAAACAATTTTTTAATTGTTAATAATAATTCTATACGAATTACTTCAGAAAAACTACCTGAAGATATTGAGTGGGATGCCCTTGATGTTGATTATGTAATAGAATCTACAGGATATTTTACAGATAAAAATCTAGCGAAAAATCATATTAAAGGAGGTGCAAAAAAAGTTATAATTTCTGCACCTTCAAAAAATGCTCCAAATTTTGTTATGGGTGTTAACCATACAAAATTGTTGAAAAATGATTTAGTAATTTCTAATGCTTCGTGTACAACAAACTGCATTGCTCCCATAGTGAAAGTTTTAAATGATGAATTTGAA
This window encodes:
- a CDS encoding TonB-dependent receptor produces the protein MNKHIFILFILFPFIVFSQKTIKGTILDANNSPILGASIYWENSQLGTNSDEKGNFEIQTLEDYSKLIVSFIGYKTQNISINNSEDLTIILIADNQLDEVQIQTNRKSTSRPNYVVKNIINVNKEELLKAACCNLAESFETNPSIDVNYSDALTGTKQIKMLGLTSPYIQIVQENIPNIRGAAQTYGLTFTPGTWVESIQITKGAGSVVNGYESIAGQINAELVKPLTDKKLFVNTYGSLNGRLELNTHFNTKISDKWNTGLYLHGDMRDKKIDDNNDNFLDAPLTKQVNIMNRWQYTDTEKGWVSFINLRYLKDNKTTGEINFEPDIHKKTTTFWGSEITTERFETSAKVGYVYPELPYKNLGLQVAYSSHNQDSYFGLNDYNIKHESGYANFVYNSIISDTRNKFVTGVSATFDNFDELVLTNNYKRNENSVGAFFEYNYDNLSNLSLSAGIRVDHHNLLETFITPRLHLKYTPWETSTFRLSAGRGKKSAAIFAENQWLFGTNRTINILNNNGEFYGLNPEIAWNYGASFTQKFKFLNRNGNIIFDYYKTDFSEQIIVDTENPSEISFYNATSNTKANSFQVEVNYSPFIHFNIKTAYKYQDIKNNYISGKKQQPMQPKNRFFTNLSFQTHLNEKDGNWKFDFTYNWISEQRLPDTSIFTSAYQLPEYADAHTNMNAQITKVFSPRFEWYLGGENLSNHRQKTPILGADDPFGANFDSSIVYSSVLGAMYYTGIRFNIE
- the tsaD gene encoding tRNA (adenosine(37)-N6)-threonylcarbamoyltransferase complex transferase subunit TsaD; this translates as MIKNKSIYILGIESSCDDTSAAVICNGKILSNVVANQDIHTKYGGVVPELASRAHQQNIVPVIQQAIQQANIDKKDLNAIAFTRGPGLMGSLLVGTSFAKSLSLALNIPLIPVNHMQGHVLAHFIDEEDKQKPPFPFLCLTISGGHTQIVKITNYFTMEVIGETLDDAVGEAFDKSAKILGLPYPGGPLIDKHAKLGNPLAFKFTKPKMADLNFSFSGLKTGILYFIQKKVKENPNFIEENLNDICASIQYTIVEILFDKLKKAVNKTGIKHIAIAGGVSANSEIRKTLKETESKYGWTTYIPKFEYTTDNAGMIAITGYLKYLENNFNQDNTTATARLKVSEQ
- a CDS encoding translocation/assembly module TamB domain-containing protein, yielding MQTSLGKAATNYLRKEFQVDINVEKVNLAFLGDVELNEIFIKDHHADTLIYAKKLTTSIFSYKNIINNKLEFGQILLGDFTLNIKTYKNEVDDALTVFVDKFDDGSAREKPSGFLLTATKLKLQNGYVTISDENVVNENPLFFKKITGETKNFRIQGPNVSTEIKNLSFIENHNLKIESLTTDFTYTKSFMNFENTELKTKESLILADIKFTYNRKDFSDFNNLVILDASVKQADVSLIDLKNFYNEFGSNDVLHFSTNINGTLNNFIANNLQLKTDKDALIYGNLNFKNAFNQENGFSLDASFSNLTSDYNHLKTILPEALGNTLPSEFEKLGRFTLIGDTFITPKLIEAQLTLDTDLGTSVSDLVLTNIDNIDKASYKGHVRLIDFKLGEVMKDSLVGLLTMEADIDGSGFTFENLNVSVNGKVSKHQYKNYTYNNITLNGVFKNKHFDGEMEVNDDNIKLNFNGLADLSNDVYKFDFKSTVDYCDLNTINLFKRDSISKIKGDIEIKVQGNSFDDLIGTVDFKNSLYLNQKGNYFFKDFNIKSSFSDSIRTITINSPEILTGRIVGKFKFNELGKLAQNSIGSIYSNYKPFEVAENQNLNFRFNIHNKIVEVFYPEVILAPRTTIRGDMSSNDNSFKLNIKSPKVEAYTNVIDELNLQMDNKNPLFNTQLTVNEIKSDYYNISKLHLVNITLSDTLYFRTEFKGGAENTEKFDLSFFHTFNKENKSVFGLQKSNFIFKNNTWIINPDNNLKNKVVFDSKTKLYTIDQFLIASKDQKIEFQGTIQDTISKNFKFNFQNVKLSSVTPNIDSLKLKGVINGVLNYNQFNKQVKPTADLIVSDFNINNSNQGDLKVAVEGKNSMKEYTVNVSLKRDNNISFSAVGDLDFRPLKPTLDIILDFEEFKLDAFSPLGEDVFNKIRGFAYGNVNLTGPLNNPDMTGELYLDQAGLYFPYLNVDYLFDGTSVITLEKQTFNLEDVQIEDTKHKTRGDLKGTISHKYFDNWALNLNLETRNLLVLDTEEDEESLYYGTGFLGGNATIIGQTDKLVIDVIGRTNKGTRFVIPISDVKTATSSELIRFVNSDKEGNEVESRNAFISEKLKGLSLNFNLDVTKDAEVEMVLDKATGSSLKGSGTGNLQIELDTKDKFNMYGDFIIDNGTYNFKYGGIINKPFSVQKGGSVSWSGDPFTADINIEAIYRVSANPKSLLENITANRKIPIDLVTRFSGELFNSTRTFDIEIPNSSSTVAAELAFKLNSNDDNTKTSHFVSLLASGAFYNESDLSVNTNGLVYGTASDLISNAFDNIVNTGDNKFKFKPVYTFGEKNNIDNLNIDDQLGFNFGYEVNDRILINGKASVPIGSKEPTSFIGEVTIDFLLNDAGTLTSSIFNRQNEIQYSEQDEEGYTQGIGINHQLDFDDSTELLEKLGLKKKKVKDSTETVKPAVKEIKKTKPINIKK
- a CDS encoding sugar phosphate nucleotidyltransferase — encoded protein: MSKPTLVILAAGIGSRYGGLKQLDTFSEQGDTILDFSIYDAIQAGFGKVVFIIRKSIEADFKAFFTPKLKDKIEVEYVFQELENIPEKYKDNTREKPWGTGHALLMAKDVISENFTVINADDFYGREAFVGIAEALKNIDKNSSYFNMMGYVLKNTISEYGFVSRGECRVDENGFLTGITERTHIEKVDGILKFKETEGVLKPISEETIVSMNFFGFTPKYFELSESLFEEFLEENYKEPKAEFFIPKVVNHLIVSGKATMEVLKSDARWFGVTYKEDKAYVTSEIQKLKEAGVYPAKLW
- the pfkA gene encoding 6-phosphofructokinase — protein: MGKKISRIGVLTSGGDAPGMNAAIRAVVRACAYYNIECYGVYRGYQGLIEGDFKQLTARDVSNIINRGGTILKSARSTEFRTKEGREKAYQNIKKAEIDALVLIGGDGTFTGGMVFNEEHMLPCIGIPGTIDNDIYGTNFTIGYDTALNTVVEVIDKIRDTASSHNRLFFVEVMGRDAGFIALNAGVGAGAEEILIPEEDLGLDRLLESLKRTKRSGKSSSIVVVSEGDKIGKNVFELADYVEENMPQYDVRVSVLGHMQRGGSPSCFDRVLASRLGVKAVELLLDGKSNLMVGLIDNKVATTELDLAVKEHHKINKELLRVSDIMSI
- the gap gene encoding type I glyceraldehyde-3-phosphate dehydrogenase, whose translation is MIKVGINGFGRIGRLAFRAILNRKNIEVVAINDLMTINQLAYLLKFDSVHGRFKGTIEIKNNFLIVNNNSIRITSEKLPEDIEWDALDVDYVIESTGYFTDKNLAKNHIKGGAKKVIISAPSKNAPNFVMGVNHTKLLKNDLVISNASCTTNCIAPIVKVLNDEFEIIEGLVTTVHCTTSSQNTVDGFSDKWRRGRAALNNMIPTSTSASETLIKIIPEMEGKILAMAVRVPVVDVSLIDFTVRLKTATSYAKIKEVMKKASENELKGILGYTEDEVVSQDFVSESRISIFDARAGMELNENFFKIIAWYDNESGYATKLVDLIEYSASL